TCCCAAAGAAGCTCTCCTGTTACTTTATTAAAAGCCCGGATTTTTTCATCCTTGGTAGCGGCGATAAATAGTACTCCACCGGCTGTCGCGACAGGTCCACCATAGTTTTCGATACCGGTATTTTCAAAACCTTTGGATTTCAGGGAATCGATGGTTCCGAGAGGAATTTGCCATTTTTTCAAACCTGTATTCATATCGATCGCTGTCAATAGTCCCCAAGGAGGATTGGAGCCGTAAATTCCTTCCTTGGTGGTGAGTCGCTGATAGCCTTTCATGTAGTAACGAGGATAGAGTTTGGAGCTTTCGGTTTCTAGTTCCTTTTTGTCACCGGTATCGGCTTTTCCGAGTAAATAGTCAATTAGAATTCCTCTTTCTTCCGCCGAAATGTGAGAAAAAGCAGGCATAGCACCCCGACCTTTCTGGAGCAATTGGTTCAGCGAATCTGCCGAATATTTTTCTTTCAAACCCAGTAAACTCGGCAAAGCAGGCGGATTCCCTTTTCGATCCAATCCATGACAATTGCCGCAATAGTTGCTGTAAATCGATAATCCCACATTTCCGAAACTGGCATTAGGTGTCATTTCAATCAGCCAGGGAATCTGATTGGCATTGATGTACATCGTTTGGGTTTCAGGATCAAAAGAAGCACCGCCCCATTCAGCACCACCATCCATACCAGGAAAAAGTACGATGGGTTTCTCCGGATGTGGAGGAGCCCAGGTGTCACCAATGATGGCGTTGCTGAGTTGATTTCGGATGTCATTTTCCCATGCCGGAGTCAGATTGAGGATATCTTTTTCCTCAAAAGCCATGTTCATAAACGGTTCAGGAAGAGAAGGAATCGGCTGGGTTTTGGAGCTAATCTCGCCAGGCATCACGCTTTGAGTAACTGTGGTTTCTTTGATTGGCCAGATAGGATTGCTCGTTTCCCGATCAAACACATAAGTATAGCCTTGCTTGGAAATCTGAGCTACTGCGTCAATCCATTTTCCGTCTTTTTGGATCCGTATTAAGTTGGGATTGGCGGGAAAATCCCTGTCCCAAACATCATGGTGAACGGCTTGAAAATGCCAGATTCGTTTTCCTGTTCGCGCATCCAGTGCCAATAGGGAGTTGGCGTATAGGTTATCTCCAGTTCGATATCCTCCCCAAAAATCATAGGTGGCCGAGCCAGTAGGAACAAAGACAATCCCGCGATCCTGATCCACCGTCATTCCTGCCCAGTTGTTGGCGGCGCCCATTTGATGGATGTATTTCGGGTCCCAGGTTTCATATCCTGCTTCTCCAGCTTGGGGAATGGTGTGGAAAATCCATTCGCGTTTCCCTGTTTTTACATTGAAAGCTCTGATATGCCCTGGAGCTGCATCCAATCCCTCCGATAGGCGCATTCCCAAAATCAGCTTATCCTCAAAAATGACTCCTGGGGCATTTGAAACAATCAGGAATTCCTCCAAATCGGTATCTAGATCCTTTCTTAAATCGACTTTTCCCTGATCCCCAAAACTTGTGATAGGCTCTCCTGTCAGGGCATTTACTGCCAAAAGCCAATGTCCAGCTGTGAATAAAATCCGTTTGTCTTTCCCTTCTTCCCAATAGCTGACCCCTCGATTGGTACCTGCCCACGAGTTTTCCCCTCCTAAAACTTGAAATGGATCAAATCGCCAAATCTCTTCCCCACTAGCTGCATCCAAAGCAAATACATTCAACTTAGGAGTGGTGGCATAAAGCAAGCCATCTACTACGATCGGTTGGCATTGAATCTGACTACGCTCCGTTGCATCTCCGGTACGATAAGTCCAAGCGACTTCGAGCTGGGCTACGTTTCCGGTGTTGATTTGGGTCAAGGCCGAATACCTAGATCCATCTTCAGGACCACCGTAATGCGACCAATTGGTGTAGTCAATGTCTGGTGCTTTTTCAGAGCAGGCGAAAGCCAAAAGCCAAGCAAATGCAATTGGGATTTTCTTGAAGGTCATTTGGGGCAGTTTAGATGCATAAGATCGGGAAAAGTTAACTCACCGCAAAGGCGCAGAGTACGCAAAGGATGAGATAAGAAAATGATTTTGTATTTCTAAGTCTCCCATTGTTAAGCCCATAATTTCATGTGTATATAATTGATTTTCAAAGGCCACATGGAATCTCGCAGAGTCGATAGTCATACCTCCGTGTGACTTTTTAGTCATGCTCGATTTCATCAGGTTTTTTACCCCAAGCCATTTTCTCAGTGTCCTTTGCGTCTCTGCGGTGAAAAACTACCTACCTTTGGGCTATGTGGAAAGAAATTTCGGTTTTAGTTCGAAAGGAAATTACCCTTGAGTGGAGGCAGAAATATGCCCTCAATGGGATTTTGCTTTACGTGGTTTCCGCTGTATTTATCACTTACCTGAGCGTAGGGGCAAAAATGGGCAACCTTTCCATTCCAACTTGGAACGCACTGTATTGGATAATCATCCTTTTTTCGGCAGTGAATGCTGTAGCCAAAAGCTTTGTCCAAGAGCATCAAGGCCGTCAATTGTATTACTACATGATCGCTTCTCCGGAGTCGATTATCCTTTCTAAGATTTTTTACAATACTGGGCTGACTTTGATTTTGGCCTTGTTGGGCTACGGGGTGTTTTCGGTGATTTTGGGAAATCCCGTCCAAGACCAAGGGCTTTTCTTACTCAATTTGGTACTGGGTTCGGTTGGTTTTTCGGCCAGTTTGACCATGGTGAGCGGGATCGCTTCCAAAGCGGGAAACAATGCCACATTGATGGCGATTTTGAGTTTCCCGGTGATTATCCCGATTCTTTTGATGGCCATTCGAATTTCCAAAAATGCCTTGGATGGCTTGGATTGGAGTGTTAGCGCGGATAAGCTACTTAGTCTCCTTGCCATCAACGCCATCGTCGGCGTGACAGCTTATATCCTGTTTCCATATTTGTGGAGAAGCTAGTTGGATTTACGATTTTTGAATTACGAATTACGAGAGGCTAAAGAACTCCAAGCCTGAAATTTCAGCCATTTTTTTTGCTAAGAAAGAAGATAGCTTGACCTACCTAGGATTAATTGTCTGCGTTTTTCGATTCAATTTTTCAATCTTGAAATTTTCCAATCTTCCAATACTCTTATCTTTAAACCATGAAGAATAAAATCGCCTTGATCACTGGAGCGACTTCCGGGATCGGAAAAGCCTCTGCCATCACCCTCGCAAAGATGGGGTACGATATTATCGGAACAGGACGTAGAAAAGACCGATTAGACGAATTGGAGAAGGAATTACCGGCTGGGGTTCGGTTTTTGCCTTTGGTATTTGATGTGCGTGATCGGGAAAAAGTCGGAGAAATTTTGGGCAACCTTCCTTCTGATTGGGCTGCCATTGATGTGCTGATCAATAATGCTGGAAATGCACATGGCATGGATCCGATTCAGACAGGAAGCTTGGACGATTGGGATGCCATGATGGATATCAATGTGAAAGGACTTCTCTATGTTTCCAAAGCCATCATACCCGGAATGACCGAGCGCCAATCGGGGATCATTATCAATATTGGATCAATTGCTGGGAAGGAAGTCTATCCCAACGGAAATGTCTATTGCGGATCCAAACATGCGGTAGATGCCATTACCAAGGGCATGCGGATTGACTTAAATCCCTTTGGGATTAAGGTCATCGGCATTCATCCGGGATTAGTAGAGACGGAGTTTTCCTTAGTGAGATTTAAAGGAGATGAAAAGCGGGCAGAAACGGTCTATCAAGGCTATGAACCTCTAGTTGCTCAGGATATTGCCGACATCGTCGAGTTTGTGGTGAATCGTCCTGCGCACGTCGTATTGGCTGATATCGTGGTGTTGCCTACTGCTCAGGCAGCGGCTACTTTGGTGAAGAAAAATCTACCTGCATGAGGTCTTACCTTTGGTTTTTAGCATTGGCTTTCGCGTGCACAGCTCCTAAAAGCGATCAGGAGGTTTTTACTGAACAGCAGCGGGAGGCTCTATTTCAAGCAGAAAATCTAGATTCTACATCAGTCGAAACAGATCTTCCTGCTTTGGAAAAAGCGCTAATAGCTCAGGGATTGGTTGATATCGAAAAAGAGATTCCCGGGATCAAAGTGGAGCTTAAATATTCCACAACCGATAACTTTTTTGGGAAGGATGTTTATGGGGACCATATCCGATGCTATTTGCAGCCTTTAGTGGCTGAAATGTTGGGAAAAGCACAAGCCAACTTGCAAAATGAGTATCCGAATTTGACATTGTTGGTTTATGATGGAGTGCGTCCGCTCAGTGTACAGCAAATCTTGTGGGACAGTTTGGACAAACCAGACAGTGTCAAGCCGCTGTATGTCGCAGATCCAAAAATCGGAGGATTGCATAATTATGGCGTGGCTGTGGATCTCACCATTTTTGATTTAGAAAGAGGTGAGGTGCTAGATATGGGAACCACCTATGATTACTTTGGCTATCCAGCTTATCCGGATCGCGAATTGGAAATGTTGGCCGAAGGAAAAATTACCAAAGCCCAGGTAGCCAATCGGGAAATCCTAAGAAAAGTGATGAAAGGGGCAGGATTTACAGGAATTGGTAGCGAATGGTGGCATTTCAATGCATTTTCGAGAAAACAAGCAGGAGAAAAATTTCCGTTGGTCAATTAACAATAAACCCCCAATTTCAAACCCTAGTGCGTATGAAGCTCAAAACCTCAATTTTAACCTTTGTCATTGGCCTATTTTTGGCCATGCCGGCATTCTCCCAGGGTGGAGGACAGTTCCGGGTTTTAGTATTCTCTAAAACAGCAGGTTTCCGACATCAATCTATTCCTGAAGGAGTGGCTGCAGTCAAGAAACTTGGTCAGGAGCAAGGATTCGGTGTGTATGTGACCGAAGATGCCAATCAGTTTTCAGATGAAAACCTTGCCAAATATGATGTAGTCGTCTTGTTAAGCACTACCGGGACCATTTTCAATGATGACCAAAAAGCTGCTTTTCAGAAGTTTGTTCAAAGTGGAAAAGGGGTAGTGGGGATTCACTCAGCCACTGATACCGAATACGAATGGCCTTGGTACAACAAAATGATCGGAGCTTATTTCTTGGCTCATCCAAGACAGCAAACGTTGAGACTTCAAGTAAAAGATAAGACTCATCCGTCTACTTGGCATCTTCCAGAAAACTGGCTTTGGTACGATGAATTGTATGAATTCAGAGAAGTTAATCCAGCTATCAAGGTGTTGATCAATGCAGATGAATCGACCTATCAGCCGGCAAAACCTATGGGAGAAAACCATCCAATGGCCTGGTATCATGAATTTGATGGAGGACGTGTTTTCTACACTGCTTTGGGACACGTAGAATCAGCATGGAAAAATGAAGTCTTCCTTCAGCACGTGCATGGAGGGATTTGGTATGCTGCAAAAGGAAAACTTCCCCAATAAGTACTAGTTAAATCTTCAGAAATGAAGGGAAATTCAAAGGCTTCGGAACTTCCGAAGCCTTTTTTGGTTTTTCTTTACAATCAAATCAAGAATACCATGCTAAAAGCGCAAGCACGTCCGGTTCACCTGTATATGGAAGCCAACCCGAATCCAAATTCTTTGAAGTTTGTGGCCAATTTTATGTTGGTAGATGAGGGCTTGAGTTTTGATTTTCCAGATGCTGAAAGCACCACGAATAGCCAGTTGGCGAAAGAGCTCTTTAATTTTGCAGCGGTACAACGCGTTTTTATCGCATCTAATTTTGTGACCGTGACCAAGTCAGAGGAGGTGGAATGGCCAGAAATTCAAACCATCATCCGTGACCATATCAAACAATACCTTGAAGCTGGACAAAAAGCAGTTCAGGCTTCTTTTGATAAGGATCCACTATTTGATGAAAACGACTCTGAGATTGTCAAAAAAATCAAAGGTATTTTGGATGAATACATTCGACCTGCTGTAGAACAAGATGGTGGAGCGATTGTATTTCACTCATTTACTGACGGGGTGGTCAAAGTTCTTCTTCAGGGATCTTGTTCTGGTTGCCCATCCAGTACGATTACTTTGAAGGCCGGGATCCAAAATCTCCTCACACGTATGCTTCCTGAGGTCAAGGAAGTAGTTGCAGAAGGAATCTAAGTCAAATTAGAAATGGGTAAACGGGATTGGTCCTGGGCATTTTTGGGAATATTGGCCCTGGGAATCCGATATCTTGCGATTCAAAATCCTGAAGCCACAGATGAATTGTATTCCCGAAAGTTTTTTCCAGGAATCCGAAATGTGGTTGACTTGACACTGGGACATTTACCTTTTCCCAGTGTCTATATTTTTCTAGCCTTGGTCTTGGCTGTCGTGGTTGTTTTTACCCGAAGGTTTTTGAAAAAGACAACGTGGAAGTCCAAACTTGTTTATACTGCGCAAGCCACCTCCAATGGACTAGGGGCATTGGTATTTTTCTTTTTGATTTTATGGGGCTTTAATTACCAGCGCACACCCATTTTTCAGCAACTTTCTCTCAGACCCAAATCGCTCAATATAGAACAACTTGAGGCGGAAATTCGAATTACTCAGCGGCTGGCTCAACAATACAGAGGCCGGGTTAGCTTGGACACCTTGCCGATCGTAGACATTATAGACTACCCGGATTTGGAACGGATAGTGCGGTCCAACATGAGTGAGAATCTGGAGATTTTGGGATTGAATTTTACGGGGCGTCCTCGAACTAAGCAATTTCCACCTCCTGGATTTATGCGGAAAATGGGGATTTTGGGAATTTACTTCCCCTTTACTGGAGAGAGTTACATCGACCCCACACTTCATCCCTTAGAACAACCATTTACCGTGGCTCATGAAATGGCGCATAGCTATGGAGTGACTGATGAAGGTGAAGCAAATTTTATTGCTTGGGTAATTTGTACCAATTCAGATGATCCACTACTTCGCTATTCGGGGCATCTCCGCCTTCTTCAATATCAAATGCGGGATTATTATCGAATGGCTCCAGAAGAGTATAAAAAGTGGGTTGGAACTTTGACACCAGGAATAATTCAAGACCTGCAATCAATCCGTGAAGTAGCCGAATCCATTCAGCCATTTTCGCTTGAGTTGAGTCGAAAGTCCAATGATATTTTCCTGAAGTCTCAAGGGGTAAAAGCTGGAGTCAATTCCTATCAGCAGCTTCCTATGCTGGCTTTTGCTTGGAGAAAACGAATGAATTTGGAAGATTGAAGACTTGATTTTTTGAAATGAATACTTAGTTTTGGGAAACACCTAACACCTAAGTAATGAAATCAAACAATTCTTTATTTCTTCTTTTTTTACTTCTTTCCGCTTCTCCCGTCTTCGCTCAACTTGAGATTACTTCTGAGCGAGATGATCAAGGGAATGTTAATTTTTTCGCCAATAATTTGGATGTGGTTCCATACACCGTGATTTTGAATTTTTCTCAACTCCAAAATATGACAACTTCAGGCGGAGGGAATGTGGTAGCTGTGGCCTCTCCAGGAAAGTCTAAAGTAGCAACTCTAAAACCGACACTCGCAGGACAAGGGACCAATTACCGATACGGCTATACCTATTTGAAGGGGAATGTCTATGGAAAATCTAAGAATGAACCAGTTTATTTGATTCCTGTAGAAGAAGGAATCCAAGTAAAAGCAGGCCATTTGAGAAGTCTCCTCGCTTCAGCAACCGGAGAGGAGTCCAAGGGAGAATTGGGAGTGTTTTTTGAGTTTGACGGGAAGGTCAAGTTAGTAGCGCCAAGAAAGGGCGTGGTTAGTGCAATCAAATCTGATTTTGTTTCAGACAAGGAAGGGCTGACTTATTCCAGGGAGCAAAACTTTATCGAATTGTATCATGAAGATGGTACGCTTACCAAAATTCTGGTTGTTGATGGAAGTGATATTCAGGTTAAGGTCGGGGATGTAGTTATTCCCGGGCAAGTATTGGGAAGTTCATCCGGTGAAAATTACAGTGGTGGTCCCCATGTTCAAGTAGATGTTTTGAAGGTGGTCAAAAATGGTGCTGATAAGTTGAAGTATGAGCGAATTCAACCTTTATTCCATACCCAAGGTGGCGCAGTGAAAGTAGAACCAAAGAAAGTTTACGAAGTGATTCATTCGGAAGAAGTAATCACAGCTGAATTATCTAAAAAAGAACTTAAATCCTATCAGTCAGAAAAGGAATAGGCTATTTTCTGTTTCCAATCCAAACTCCCAAAATTACTGCAGCGATGCCGATGTAGTGCCCCAAAAGAAGGACTTCTCCATCCAATACGCCCCACATGATAGCGACAATTGGAATAGTATAAGTTACCAAGCTCGCAAAAAATGGACTTGCGCTTTTGACCATAATATTGAAAAGGATCAATGCGGATGCAGTACCGACCATGCCAAGAATAGAAACATAGCCTAGCGCCTCCCAGGCTCTAGGATGGGTGGCTAGTTTGTATGAAAATTGTGTTCCTGCAAATAGGTACAAAAGGGCTAAAGGCAAGATCATCAAGAGTGAAATCGACGAAATTTCAATTGATTTCAATTGTGTAAATCGGGTCTTGATGACATGGAGATTAAAGCTGTAGCAAATACAGGCTGCGATCACAAATAGGGCATAAGCGTTAATTCCAGCGAGAGAATCCCAGCCCCCGCCTTCCTTATAAGCAACTAGTACTACGACACCCACAAAGGCAATCAATAATCCTAACCCATTTCGTTTGGTGATACGGGTATCAAAAAAAACTGCCCCTACAAGTACGACAAATAGTGGAGTTAAAGCGTTAAGTACTCCGGTAAGTGAGCTGCTCAATTGAGTTTGAGCTAGAGGAAAAAGAAATGCAGGGAAAAAGCTTCCGAGCAATCCCGCCAGAAGGAGGTTTTTAACTTGTTTTCTATTCAGATTTCGGACTCTAGGAAGCGAAAGTGGTAGAAGAATCGTGGCTGCTGCCACCATTCGGTAGGCACCCACTTCACCTGGCGTAAAAACTTCAAGTCCTCTTTTGATCAGGATAAATGAACTACCCCAGATGATGGTTAATACAACCAGCAAAGCCCAATTTTTTACGCTGTTTTCTGTGGGTGAAGCTTCCATAGTTTGGGGATCGGTCTGCAAAGGAAATAATTCCGGGCGAATTGAATTCAAAAAAAAAGACCTCAGCAAAAAATAACTGAGGTCTGGTCAAATTCAGGGTTGAAATTCATACCCAACATAGGCTTCTGCGACTTGATCGAGGATATTGCAAACCGATTCATACGACTCAGCGGTCACCATTTCGGTACGATAAGTTTTGAAGTTGGGCATCCCCCGGAAATAATTGGTGTAATGACGACGCATTTCCAAAATTCCCTGTTTTTCGCCCTTCCATTCTACAGAAAAGTCGAGATGCTTTTTTGCCACTGCAATGCGCTCATTCAGATCTGGAGGGCTTAACTTTTCTCCTGTCGCGAAGTAATGTTTGATTTCATTGAAAATCCAAGGATAGCCAATAGACGCTCTCCCGATCATCATTCCGTCTACATTGTATTTGGCGCGGTACTCAGCGGCTTTCTCTGGTGAGTCAATATCTCCATTTCCAAATACTGGAATGTGTAATCTTGGATTGTCTTTCACCAAATTCAACCATGACCAATCAGCTTCACCTTTGTACATCTGTTGGCGAGTACGGGCATGAATGGAAATTGCTTGGATACCAACATCCTGAAGCCGTTCTGCTACTTCCACGATACGGATCGTATCATGACTCCAGCCAAGACGGGTTTTGACTGTCACGGGAATGTTGACTCGTTTGACGATTTCGGCAGTCATGGAGACCATTTTATCAATGTCCAAAAGAATCCCAGCGCCGGCACCTTTACAAGCTACTTTGTGAACTGGGCAGCCATAATTGATGTCTAAAATATCTGGTCCAGCTGCTTCAGCAATAGCAGCCGCCTCCCGCATAGACTCGATTTCATTTCCAAATATTTGGATTCCAACAGGTCGCTCGTAGTCATACACATCCAGCTTTTGGACGCTTTTAGCAGCATCTCGTATCAATCCCTCCGAGCTTATAAATTCGGTGTACATTAAGTCTGCTCCATTTTGTTTGCAGACTGCCCGAAATGGGGGATCACTTACATCCTCCATGGGGGCAAGAAGCAAGGGGAAATCCCCTAATTCCAACTTTCCAATCTTAACCACTGCGCAATTCAAATTTGAGCGTAAATTTACCCCAATTATGGAGATTTACGAAACTCATTCAGAAATAGGCCAGCGGAGAAGTTGGCTATTGTCATTGACCGTCATAGTGTTAATCACCTTTGGGATCTTGGTTTTGCTCCAAGCATTGGCCTTGGGATTGGTTCCATTTTTATTTCATATCGAAATTGATTCGTTGATGGGGCTTATGTCTGGAAATTATGACTTGCCCAATGGAAGGATGGCGATGCTCTTTGTGCAAGGAATAGGATCTGGGATAGGATTTTGGGTGTCCGCCTGGGTATTAACCAAATTTGTGGAAAAAGCCGACCTGAAATGGGATATCCAACTTTCAAGAGTCCAGCGCCAAAGTTTATTGGTGATGGTAGGATTGACTTTCGGCGCTATGTTATTCAACGGGCTGTTGGTGTATTGGAATTCCAAACTGGTTTTGCCGGAATCTATGGCTGGGATGGAGCAATGGATGAAGGAAATGGAGACACAACTCATGGAGCTCACGAAATTCCTAACCGATTTTCAGACGGTTCCTGAGCTTTTGATGGGGATTGTAGTGATTGGTATTTTGGCAGGAATTGGAGAAGAAATGCTGTTCAGAGGGGTCATCCAACCTAAAATGCAACAGTATCTAAAATCCGCTCATTGGGGGATTTGGATTACAGCATTTATATTCTCTGCTATTCATTTTCAATTTTATGGATTTCTTCCAAGGTTATTTTTAGGCGCCCTGTTTGGATACATGTATCACTATTCAGGAAGTTTGATTTATCCCATTCTGGCTCATATTCTGAACAATAGCCTCACAGTGGTTATGGTTTACCTAGCAAATCAAGAAGTTATTGATTTTGATTTGGAGTCTGCAGATACCGTTTCTTACCCAGCATCTTTAATTGGTTTGTTGGTTCTTTTGGTAGGATTCTTTTACTTTAAAAAAATCAATCAACCAAAAGATGGTCAACTGGATCAGGGTTTTTGAAGACCAAAATCAAATTCGTTCGGAGATTGTGAAGGGGGTTCTTGAGGAAAGAGGAATCGCAGCCGTAATCATCAATAAAAAAGAAACTGTCTATAAAATCTATGGCACCTACGAGGTGCTGGTTCCTCAAGAAAAGGCCATGGAAGCCTTACAAATGATTCAGAATGAGATCACGTTTTAATATCAATAATTATAGCAATTTGGCTCAGCGGGCCA
Above is a window of Algoriphagus sanaruensis DNA encoding:
- a CDS encoding PQQ-binding-like beta-propeller repeat protein, with the translated sequence MTFKKIPIAFAWLLAFACSEKAPDIDYTNWSHYGGPEDGSRYSALTQINTGNVAQLEVAWTYRTGDATERSQIQCQPIVVDGLLYATTPKLNVFALDAASGEEIWRFDPFQVLGGENSWAGTNRGVSYWEEGKDKRILFTAGHWLLAVNALTGEPITSFGDQGKVDLRKDLDTDLEEFLIVSNAPGVIFEDKLILGMRLSEGLDAAPGHIRAFNVKTGKREWIFHTIPQAGEAGYETWDPKYIHQMGAANNWAGMTVDQDRGIVFVPTGSATYDFWGGYRTGDNLYANSLLALDARTGKRIWHFQAVHHDVWDRDFPANPNLIRIQKDGKWIDAVAQISKQGYTYVFDRETSNPIWPIKETTVTQSVMPGEISSKTQPIPSLPEPFMNMAFEEKDILNLTPAWENDIRNQLSNAIIGDTWAPPHPEKPIVLFPGMDGGAEWGGASFDPETQTMYINANQIPWLIEMTPNASFGNVGLSIYSNYCGNCHGLDRKGNPPALPSLLGLKEKYSADSLNQLLQKGRGAMPAFSHISAEERGILIDYLLGKADTGDKKELETESSKLYPRYYMKGYQRLTTKEGIYGSNPPWGLLTAIDMNTGLKKWQIPLGTIDSLKSKGFENTGIENYGGPVATAGGVLFIAATKDEKIRAFNKVTGELLWEAKLPAAGHATPAVYEKNGKQFLVIACGGGKGTPSGDAYVAFALPDHLIHP
- a CDS encoding heme exporter protein CcmB, with translation MWKEISVLVRKEITLEWRQKYALNGILLYVVSAVFITYLSVGAKMGNLSIPTWNALYWIIILFSAVNAVAKSFVQEHQGRQLYYYMIASPESIILSKIFYNTGLTLILALLGYGVFSVILGNPVQDQGLFLLNLVLGSVGFSASLTMVSGIASKAGNNATLMAILSFPVIIPILLMAIRISKNALDGLDWSVSADKLLSLLAINAIVGVTAYILFPYLWRS
- a CDS encoding SDR family NAD(P)-dependent oxidoreductase: MKNKIALITGATSGIGKASAITLAKMGYDIIGTGRRKDRLDELEKELPAGVRFLPLVFDVRDREKVGEILGNLPSDWAAIDVLINNAGNAHGMDPIQTGSLDDWDAMMDINVKGLLYVSKAIIPGMTERQSGIIINIGSIAGKEVYPNGNVYCGSKHAVDAITKGMRIDLNPFGIKVIGIHPGLVETEFSLVRFKGDEKRAETVYQGYEPLVAQDIADIVEFVVNRPAHVVLADIVVLPTAQAAATLVKKNLPA
- a CDS encoding M15 family metallopeptidase, which encodes MRSYLWFLALAFACTAPKSDQEVFTEQQREALFQAENLDSTSVETDLPALEKALIAQGLVDIEKEIPGIKVELKYSTTDNFFGKDVYGDHIRCYLQPLVAEMLGKAQANLQNEYPNLTLLVYDGVRPLSVQQILWDSLDKPDSVKPLYVADPKIGGLHNYGVAVDLTIFDLERGEVLDMGTTYDYFGYPAYPDRELEMLAEGKITKAQVANREILRKVMKGAGFTGIGSEWWHFNAFSRKQAGEKFPLVN
- a CDS encoding ThuA domain-containing protein, which gives rise to MKLKTSILTFVIGLFLAMPAFSQGGGQFRVLVFSKTAGFRHQSIPEGVAAVKKLGQEQGFGVYVTEDANQFSDENLAKYDVVVLLSTTGTIFNDDQKAAFQKFVQSGKGVVGIHSATDTEYEWPWYNKMIGAYFLAHPRQQTLRLQVKDKTHPSTWHLPENWLWYDELYEFREVNPAIKVLINADESTYQPAKPMGENHPMAWYHEFDGGRVFYTALGHVESAWKNEVFLQHVHGGIWYAAKGKLPQ
- a CDS encoding NifU family protein: MLKAQARPVHLYMEANPNPNSLKFVANFMLVDEGLSFDFPDAESTTNSQLAKELFNFAAVQRVFIASNFVTVTKSEEVEWPEIQTIIRDHIKQYLEAGQKAVQASFDKDPLFDENDSEIVKKIKGILDEYIRPAVEQDGGAIVFHSFTDGVVKVLLQGSCSGCPSSTITLKAGIQNLLTRMLPEVKEVVAEGI
- a CDS encoding DUF3810 domain-containing protein, giving the protein MGKRDWSWAFLGILALGIRYLAIQNPEATDELYSRKFFPGIRNVVDLTLGHLPFPSVYIFLALVLAVVVVFTRRFLKKTTWKSKLVYTAQATSNGLGALVFFFLILWGFNYQRTPIFQQLSLRPKSLNIEQLEAEIRITQRLAQQYRGRVSLDTLPIVDIIDYPDLERIVRSNMSENLEILGLNFTGRPRTKQFPPPGFMRKMGILGIYFPFTGESYIDPTLHPLEQPFTVAHEMAHSYGVTDEGEANFIAWVICTNSDDPLLRYSGHLRLLQYQMRDYYRMAPEEYKKWVGTLTPGIIQDLQSIREVAESIQPFSLELSRKSNDIFLKSQGVKAGVNSYQQLPMLAFAWRKRMNLED
- a CDS encoding M23 family metallopeptidase, which encodes MKSNNSLFLLFLLLSASPVFAQLEITSERDDQGNVNFFANNLDVVPYTVILNFSQLQNMTTSGGGNVVAVASPGKSKVATLKPTLAGQGTNYRYGYTYLKGNVYGKSKNEPVYLIPVEEGIQVKAGHLRSLLASATGEESKGELGVFFEFDGKVKLVAPRKGVVSAIKSDFVSDKEGLTYSREQNFIELYHEDGTLTKILVVDGSDIQVKVGDVVIPGQVLGSSSGENYSGGPHVQVDVLKVVKNGADKLKYERIQPLFHTQGGAVKVEPKKVYEVIHSEEVITAELSKKELKSYQSEKE
- a CDS encoding DMT family transporter gives rise to the protein MEASPTENSVKNWALLVVLTIIWGSSFILIKRGLEVFTPGEVGAYRMVAAATILLPLSLPRVRNLNRKQVKNLLLAGLLGSFFPAFLFPLAQTQLSSSLTGVLNALTPLFVVLVGAVFFDTRITKRNGLGLLIAFVGVVVLVAYKEGGGWDSLAGINAYALFVIAACICYSFNLHVIKTRFTQLKSIEISSISLLMILPLALLYLFAGTQFSYKLATHPRAWEALGYVSILGMVGTASALILFNIMVKSASPFFASLVTYTIPIVAIMWGVLDGEVLLLGHYIGIAAVILGVWIGNRK
- the dusB gene encoding tRNA dihydrouridine synthase DusB codes for the protein MVKIGKLELGDFPLLLAPMEDVSDPPFRAVCKQNGADLMYTEFISSEGLIRDAAKSVQKLDVYDYERPVGIQIFGNEIESMREAAAIAEAAGPDILDINYGCPVHKVACKGAGAGILLDIDKMVSMTAEIVKRVNIPVTVKTRLGWSHDTIRIVEVAERLQDVGIQAISIHARTRQQMYKGEADWSWLNLVKDNPRLHIPVFGNGDIDSPEKAAEYRAKYNVDGMMIGRASIGYPWIFNEIKHYFATGEKLSPPDLNERIAVAKKHLDFSVEWKGEKQGILEMRRHYTNYFRGMPNFKTYRTEMVTAESYESVCNILDQVAEAYVGYEFQP
- a CDS encoding CPBP family intramembrane glutamic endopeptidase, whose protein sequence is MEIYETHSEIGQRRSWLLSLTVIVLITFGILVLLQALALGLVPFLFHIEIDSLMGLMSGNYDLPNGRMAMLFVQGIGSGIGFWVSAWVLTKFVEKADLKWDIQLSRVQRQSLLVMVGLTFGAMLFNGLLVYWNSKLVLPESMAGMEQWMKEMETQLMELTKFLTDFQTVPELLMGIVVIGILAGIGEEMLFRGVIQPKMQQYLKSAHWGIWITAFIFSAIHFQFYGFLPRLFLGALFGYMYHYSGSLIYPILAHILNNSLTVVMVYLANQEVIDFDLESADTVSYPASLIGLLVLLVGFFYFKKINQPKDGQLDQGF
- a CDS encoding putative signal transducing protein is translated as MVNWIRVFEDQNQIRSEIVKGVLEERGIAAVIINKKETVYKIYGTYEVLVPQEKAMEALQMIQNEITF